A single window of Chloracidobacterium sp. DNA harbors:
- a CDS encoding cupin domain-containing protein — protein sequence MKGFKTNIEKDTLANKNFRKVLYTSAHSQLVLMSLKPKEEIGLETHPENDQFFRFEAGRGRVEIDGNKYIVKDGDAVVIPAGAKHNVINTSATDELKMYTIYSPPHHKDQIVRKTKEEAEANDEEFDGKTTEKLPRKK from the coding sequence ATGAAGGGATTCAAAACCAATATAGAAAAAGATACTTTAGCAAACAAGAACTTTAGGAAAGTTCTGTACACCTCGGCTCATTCCCAGCTTGTGCTTATGAGTTTGAAGCCGAAAGAGGAGATCGGGCTTGAAACGCATCCGGAAAACGACCAATTCTTCAGATTTGAGGCTGGCCGCGGCCGTGTCGAGATCGATGGCAACAAGTACATTGTCAAGGACGGCGATGCTGTCGTGATCCCGGCGGGTGCCAAACACAATGTCATCAACACCTCGGCTACCGACGAGTTGAAGATGTACACGATCTATTCGCCGCCGCATCACAAGGACCAGATCGTACGCAAAACCAAAGAAGAGGCAGAGGCGAACGACGAAGAGTTTGACGGCAAGACCACCGAAAAATTGCCTAGGAAGAAGTAG
- a CDS encoding Lrp/AsnC family transcriptional regulator gives MIDDIDRKILWELQEDARISFAELGRRVGLTTPAVIERVHKLQDAGIITGYRAEIDTATVGLPITAFVRMSITGVDYSHIIEVAQDSSEVLECHRGTGGDSFIMKVAVRSVEHLQEMIDRLTPYGITTTTIVLSSPVKRRTIEV, from the coding sequence ATGATAGATGACATCGATCGCAAGATACTTTGGGAGTTACAGGAAGACGCTCGGATCAGTTTTGCCGAACTCGGTCGCCGTGTAGGTCTGACCACGCCAGCCGTGATCGAACGCGTGCACAAACTGCAAGACGCAGGCATCATAACGGGCTATCGTGCCGAGATCGATACGGCAACAGTCGGGTTGCCGATCACCGCGTTTGTGCGGATGAGCATCACCGGCGTCGATTACAGCCACATAATCGAGGTCGCTCAAGACTCAAGTGAGGTACTCGAATGCCATCGCGGCACTGGTGGCGATTCGTTTATTATGAAAGTCGCCGTTCGGTCGGTCGAACATCTGCAGGAGATGATCGACCGACTGACGCCCTACGGTATTACCACGACAACTATCGTACTGTCATCACCCGTGAAGCGACGCACCATCGAAGTCTAG